In Phycisphaerae bacterium, a single genomic region encodes these proteins:
- a CDS encoding thioredoxin domain-containing protein, with product NFIEPMEGSRTGQNIPHLKESLERIATGLRIPVDRLRQRLEESRGKLFEARRERAHPGKDDKVLTDWNGLMIAAMAKAGRVLDEPAYVEAARGGAEFVLGRMRKEDGRLLHRYREGEAGIEGNLDDYAFLVWGLIELYEAEFEVGLLRTALALNGLMLADFWDEKEGGLFFAAEGAESLLVRQKQVYDGAVPSGNSVAMLNLLRLGRITANSDFEVKADRLARAFGSDVERLPAAYTQLLVAIDFGIGPTFELTVAGKKEAEDTQRMLRTVHSKFVPNKVVIHRPSGEDEPEIARFAEFVKNQTTLDDHATAYVCVNYACQEPTTDPERVVELLESRSP from the coding sequence GCAACTTCATTGAGCCGATGGAGGGGTCGCGGACGGGTCAGAACATCCCGCATCTCAAGGAGTCGCTGGAACGGATCGCCACGGGGTTGCGGATTCCGGTTGACCGGCTGAGGCAGCGACTCGAGGAATCGCGAGGCAAGCTGTTTGAGGCGCGGCGGGAGCGGGCGCATCCGGGCAAGGACGACAAGGTGCTGACGGACTGGAACGGTTTGATGATCGCGGCGATGGCGAAGGCGGGCCGCGTGCTGGACGAGCCGGCGTATGTTGAGGCGGCTCGCGGCGGAGCGGAGTTCGTTCTGGGACGGATGCGGAAAGAAGATGGAAGACTCCTGCATCGCTACCGCGAGGGCGAAGCGGGCATTGAGGGTAACCTGGATGACTATGCATTTCTGGTCTGGGGCCTGATCGAGTTGTACGAGGCGGAGTTCGAGGTGGGGCTGCTCCGGACGGCGTTGGCGCTGAACGGTCTGATGCTGGCGGATTTCTGGGATGAGAAGGAGGGCGGTCTGTTTTTTGCGGCGGAGGGGGCCGAGTCGCTTCTGGTGCGTCAGAAGCAGGTTTACGACGGCGCGGTTCCGTCGGGCAATTCGGTGGCGATGCTGAATTTGCTGCGGCTGGGTCGGATCACGGCCAACAGCGATTTTGAGGTCAAGGCGGACCGGCTGGCCCGGGCGTTCGGCTCAGACGTGGAGCGGCTGCCGGCGGCGTACACGCAACTGCTGGTTGCGATCGACTTCGGGATCGGGCCGACATTCGAGTTGACGGTGGCTGGGAAGAAGGAGGCCGAGGACACGCAGCGGATGCTGCGGACGGTGCATTCGAAGTTCGTGCCGAACAAGGTGGTGATCCACCGGCCGTCCGGCGAGGACGAACCGGAGATCGCGCGGTTCGCGGAGTTCGTCAAGAATCAGACCACACTGGACGACCATGCCACGGCCTACGTGTGCGTGAACTACGCGTGCCAGGAGCCGACCACGGATCCGGAGCGGGTGGTTGAACTGTTGGAGAGCAGGTCGCCGTAA